From the genome of Streptomyces sp. NBC_01304:
GTGCCCGGGCGAGGACATCGTCGGGAGCTCCGGACGAACGGAGTGATGTACTGGCAAGTGCCCCCAGTTGCGCATCTGGCAGCGCCAGATGCGAGCGCGCGAGCTGATATTCCGTGAGCAGGCTGGTCCCCAGCAACAGCGGATCGTCGGAGCCCAGGGAGCAGCGCACCCCGGCCTCCAGGATGTGTGGCAGCGGATGCTCTTCGAGGTGCTTGACGACTCCCAATGCGTAATTGGACGTCAGGCACACATCCAAGGTGATCTGTTCGTCGGCGAGGCGATCCAGAAGTGCGCGGTCTTCAATGGCGCGGACACCATGGGCAATTCGGTCCGGGGTCAGCACGTCGAGTGTGCTGGCCAGACTTGGTGGGCCCGAGAGTTCGCCTGAATGGGGCGCAATGATTAGGTCCGCGTCCCGGGCGATCGCGAAGGATTCTTTGAATGTGGCCGGCGAGTTGGCTGACTCATCTCCGGTGAGTCCGAAGGCCACTACGCCGCGGCCTGCGTATGCGGCGGCCAGTTGCGCGAGGCTGGTGGCTTGGCGAGGATCACGGTTGCGGCTGGCGCCGAGGGTGAGTCCGAAACCGACACCGAGGGGCTTTCCTGCCGCGAACCCAGTCTCCAGAACCAGATCGAGCACCTCCTCAGCCGAGCCGAGAAGGGGGGCATAGGTGGTTGGGTTGAAGTGGGGTTCGATCCACACGGCCCCGGATGCCGCCGCGTCCTCGACAACTTCGCGTACGAGTCGGCGCAGATCGGTTTGCGTGCGGATCAACTTGACGATGGCTCGGTAGCAGTGCTGGAACTGGTCGAAGGAGCGGTAGTAGCCGAGCTGCGGAGTTGGCTCGCCGCGGGACTCCGCCAAGTCCGCGAAAGTCTGGGACCGCATGCCGCCTTCGAGATGGAGATGGAGATCAGCCTTGGGCAACCGCGCCAGGCAGCGGCCAGTCGCGGTGATCTTGCCGGAGGCTAAGGGGTTCTGGGCCAAGGCTGTGTCCTCGCGGGAAACGCGGTCAGTGGGCGGGGTGTCACAGGCGCTCAATGTTCGCGCCGCTCAGGCGAGCCCGGCAGTCCAGGGCGTGGGCCGCGTGTCGCTCGACGAGCTGGAGGTCGAATGCATCGTGATCGGTCAGCAGGACCACGGCGTCGGATGCCGCCAGGTTGGCCGCTGTGAGGTGGGCATGGTGAGCGTGTGCATCCAGGTCGAAGGGTTCCTCGACATGAGGGTCGACCACCTGGATCTGCGCTCCCTGGGCGATCAGGAGCCGCGCGATGGTGAAGGCGGGAGAGTGCCGGGTATCGCCGGTGTTGGCCTTGTAGGCGAGGCCGAGGAGGAGGATTCGCGAGCCCTTGACCGGCAGGCCGCGGCGGTTGAGCGCCTCGGTCAGACGTTGTACGACGTGGGCCGGCATTGAGGTGTTGATCTCGTCAGCCATTTCGACGAGGCGCAAGGCGCTGCCTGTCTGGCGCCGGACCTTCCAGGACAGGTAGGTGGGGTCGATCGGCAGGCAGTGTCCGCCGACACCGGGGCCTGGAGTGAAGCGCATGAAGCCAAAGGGCTTGGTCGCGGCGGCGTCCAGCGCCGCCCAGATGTCCG
Proteins encoded in this window:
- the add gene encoding adenosine deaminase; the protein is MAQNPLASGKITATGRCLARLPKADLHLHLEGGMRSQTFADLAESRGEPTPQLGYYRSFDQFQHCYRAIVKLIRTQTDLRRLVREVVEDAAASGAVWIEPHFNPTTYAPLLGSAEEVLDLVLETGFAAGKPLGVGFGLTLGASRNRDPRQATSLAQLAAAYAGRGVVAFGLTGDESANSPATFKESFAIARDADLIIAPHSGELSGPPSLASTLDVLTPDRIAHGVRAIEDRALLDRLADEQITLDVCLTSNYALGVVKHLEEHPLPHILEAGVRCSLGSDDPLLLGTSLLTEYQLARSHLALPDAQLGALASTSLRSSGAPDDVLARALRGIEDWMAEP